From the genome of Streptomyces sp. NBC_01317, one region includes:
- a CDS encoding DUF6745 domain-containing protein, protein MNDVDTWRGVAAATGAADRAAAERGVRLAYRTAGLAEPERIIWVESPLAGVTAVRSLDGRGRSVRDAVRTGPWAAERRRMHDALGPAGWAAHWNTTGARLWDTTRALAERIRSGVVDTLAGKPEEAEEIRPVLLDAVLGQHDAAWLVAFDGCGERLEGLAEVARHAGWWWPYENAVVICERPVDLHRDEAGRLDRSDGPALAYPDGFALYAWRGMPVPAEFLDELASLTPERIRGESNAELRRVMLEHYGYDRFLADSGAQPVHRDETGILWRIALSDDEDVVTVEVVNSTPEPDGTSRTYWLRVPPTTRTAKEGVAWTFGLSSEAYEPVRQT, encoded by the coding sequence ATGAATGACGTGGACACATGGCGGGGCGTCGCGGCGGCGACGGGCGCGGCGGACCGGGCGGCGGCCGAGCGGGGCGTACGGCTGGCGTACCGCACGGCGGGCCTGGCGGAGCCGGAGCGGATCATCTGGGTGGAGTCGCCCCTGGCCGGGGTGACGGCGGTCCGGTCGCTCGACGGCCGGGGACGGTCCGTGCGTGACGCGGTGCGCACGGGCCCCTGGGCGGCCGAACGGCGGCGGATGCACGACGCGTTGGGCCCCGCCGGCTGGGCCGCGCACTGGAACACCACCGGCGCCCGGCTCTGGGACACCACACGGGCGCTCGCCGAGCGGATACGGAGCGGCGTGGTGGACACACTCGCCGGGAAGCCGGAGGAGGCGGAGGAGATCCGCCCGGTGCTGCTCGACGCCGTCCTCGGACAGCACGACGCCGCCTGGCTCGTCGCCTTCGACGGGTGCGGCGAGCGGCTCGAAGGGCTCGCCGAGGTGGCCAGGCACGCGGGCTGGTGGTGGCCGTACGAGAACGCCGTGGTGATCTGCGAACGCCCCGTCGACCTGCACCGGGACGAGGCGGGCCGGCTCGACCGCTCCGACGGCCCCGCCCTCGCCTACCCGGACGGCTTCGCCCTGTACGCCTGGCGTGGCATGCCGGTTCCGGCGGAATTCCTCGACGAGCTGGCGTCCCTGACGCCGGAGCGGATACGCGGCGAGAGCAACGCCGAGCTGCGCCGCGTCATGTTGGAGCACTACGGCTACGACCGGTTCCTCGCGGACTCGGGCGCACAGCCGGTGCACCGCGACGAGACGGGCATCCTGTGGCGGATAGCCCTCTCCGACGACGAGGACGTCGTGACGGTCGAGGTGGTCAACTCCACCCCCGAGCCGGACGGGACGAGCCGTACGTACTGGCTGCGTGTCCCACCCACCACCAGGACCGCCAAGGAGGGCGTCGCATGGACCTTCGGACTGTCGTCCGAGGCGTACGAACCGGTGCGGCAGACCTGA
- a CDS encoding STM4015 family protein, which translates to MAISHHMQELYGLPVLDFPAGDTSGEPAGGLPAAASVAWRISVDSYDADEAWEEAFGRFAKAVDLGEVRALVVGSWSDPYDSDPEDVVNALVAISRQLPRLRALFLGDITFDECEISWINQGLVTPLLDAFPALHEFGVRGGQGLRFPAVRHERLRSLTIETGGLDAEVVRSVAASDFPALERLDLWLGTSWYGANAEIADLAPVLAGSRLPRLRYLGLRNSQIQDEIAAALAGAPVVAGLETLDLSMGTLGDDGVAALLAGQPLTHLKKLDLHHHFVGEAMRERLRATLGAAGVEVDLSDHQDEEDREDRYTAVAE; encoded by the coding sequence ATGGCCATTTCCCACCACATGCAGGAGCTGTACGGCCTGCCCGTCCTCGACTTCCCCGCCGGGGACACGAGCGGGGAGCCGGCCGGCGGGCTCCCGGCCGCCGCGTCCGTGGCCTGGCGTATCTCGGTCGACTCGTACGACGCGGACGAGGCGTGGGAGGAGGCGTTCGGCCGCTTCGCCAAGGCCGTGGACCTCGGCGAGGTCAGGGCCCTGGTCGTCGGCTCCTGGAGCGACCCCTACGACTCGGACCCCGAGGACGTGGTCAACGCCCTGGTGGCGATCAGTCGCCAACTTCCCCGGCTGCGCGCGCTCTTCCTCGGTGACATCACTTTCGACGAGTGCGAGATCTCCTGGATCAACCAGGGTCTGGTGACACCGCTGCTCGACGCCTTCCCCGCACTCCACGAGTTCGGGGTCCGCGGCGGGCAGGGTCTGCGGTTCCCCGCCGTGCGGCACGAGCGGTTGCGCTCCCTCACCATCGAGACCGGTGGCCTGGACGCCGAAGTGGTACGGAGTGTGGCGGCGAGCGACTTCCCCGCCCTGGAGCGCCTGGACCTGTGGCTCGGCACGTCGTGGTACGGCGCGAACGCGGAGATCGCCGACCTCGCGCCGGTCCTCGCCGGGTCCCGGCTGCCCAGGCTGCGGTACCTGGGGCTGCGCAACAGCCAGATCCAGGACGAGATAGCCGCCGCCCTCGCGGGCGCACCGGTCGTCGCGGGCCTGGAGACGCTCGACCTGTCGATGGGCACGCTGGGCGACGACGGCGTGGCGGCGCTGCTCGCCGGACAGCCGCTCACCCACCTCAAGAAGCTCGACCTGCACCACCACTTCGTGGGCGAGGCGATGCGCGAGCGGCTGCGCGCCACCCTCGGCGCGGCGGGCGTGGAGGTCGACCTGTCGGACCATCAGGACGAGGAGGACCGCGAGGACCGCTACACCGCGGTCGCGGAGTGA
- a CDS encoding STM4014 family protein: MIPPRRLVVVGNPANRRVTLFQDAVRAAGLPPARVVAWRDVLGPDGAATAGFAAGETVRIDSPGEDREVELLLRGAGDPTRVEGTARWYGRFTAAAHTLAREAVAAGAAVLDDPGELAVLFDKRLCHGVLDRAGVPVPLSPTSGPTAPAVSGWADVRARMAEAGLRRAFVKLAHGSSASGVLAVETAGPGRVRATTSVERDAGGRLFNSLRVRSYTTEREVAAIVDTLAPDGLHIERWLPKAGQYGRAADLRVVVVAGRATHAVVRTSRSPMTNLHLGGTRGDLDAARAAMSAAGSGFGEALSICEQAAACFPGTHCVGVDLLPFAGWRRFAVGEVNAFGDLLPRLTGLPGSGAEGLDTYGAQVAALADAPGVRGGRDRVGA; this comes from the coding sequence ATGATCCCGCCCCGTCGCCTTGTGGTGGTCGGCAATCCGGCCAACCGCCGCGTCACGCTGTTCCAGGACGCCGTACGGGCCGCCGGTCTGCCGCCCGCCCGGGTGGTGGCCTGGCGCGACGTGCTGGGTCCGGACGGCGCTGCGACGGCCGGGTTCGCGGCGGGAGAGACCGTACGGATCGATTCGCCGGGCGAGGACCGGGAGGTCGAGCTGCTGCTGCGCGGGGCGGGTGACCCCACCAGGGTGGAGGGCACGGCCCGTTGGTACGGACGCTTCACGGCCGCCGCCCACACGCTGGCGCGCGAGGCGGTCGCGGCCGGAGCCGCCGTCCTGGACGATCCCGGTGAGCTGGCGGTCCTCTTCGACAAGCGGCTCTGTCACGGTGTGCTGGACCGCGCCGGGGTGCCCGTCCCGCTCTCCCCCACCTCAGGACCCACCGCGCCCGCCGTGTCCGGCTGGGCCGACGTGCGGGCCCGGATGGCGGAGGCCGGGCTGCGGCGCGCCTTCGTCAAACTGGCCCACGGCTCGTCGGCGTCCGGCGTCCTGGCCGTCGAGACGGCCGGCCCTGGCCGGGTCCGTGCCACCACCTCGGTCGAACGCGATGCCGGGGGACGGCTGTTCAACTCGCTCCGGGTGCGGTCCTACACCACCGAACGCGAGGTGGCGGCGATTGTCGACACCCTCGCACCCGACGGTCTGCACATCGAGCGGTGGCTCCCCAAGGCCGGGCAGTACGGCCGGGCGGCCGACCTGCGGGTCGTCGTGGTCGCGGGCCGCGCCACCCACGCGGTGGTACGGACCAGCCGCTCGCCCATGACCAATCTGCACCTCGGCGGCACCAGGGGCGATCTTGACGCCGCCCGCGCCGCGATGTCCGCGGCGGGCAGCGGTTTCGGCGAAGCGCTCTCGATCTGCGAGCAGGCCGCCGCCTGCTTCCCCGGCACCCACTGCGTCGGGGTCGACCTGCTGCCCTTCGCCGGCTGGCGGCGCTTCGCGGTCGGCGAGGTGAACGCCTTCGGCGATCTCCTGCCCCGCCTGACCGGGCTGCCGGGGAGCGGCGCCGAGGGCCTGGACACGTACGGGGCGCAGGTCGCCGCCCTGGCGGACGCCCCCGGGGTACGGGGAGGGCGGGACCGTGTCGGCGCCTGA
- a CDS encoding STM4013/SEN3800 family hydrolase: protein MNDVVGRDDLLLVTLDTLRFDVAQELAAAGRIPHLARHLPAGRWEKRHAPGSFTYASHQAMFAGFLPTPASPGPHPRLFAARFAGSESTAGRTFVFDTPDLVSGLAAAGYRTVCVGGVGFFNRRGALGSVLPGLFQESHWEPEFGVPSPTSFEAQAARAEEVVAALPAERRLFLFVNVAALHQPNWFHLPGATREAGDSRATHAAALEYVDRHIGRLFAAASSRRRCFTIVCSDHGTAYGDDGWTGHRLGHDSVWTVPYAHFFLEPGALS from the coding sequence ATGAACGACGTCGTGGGCCGGGACGACCTGCTCCTCGTCACCCTCGACACCCTGCGCTTCGACGTGGCGCAAGAGCTGGCCGCGGCGGGCCGGATCCCGCATCTCGCGCGCCACCTCCCCGCCGGGCGCTGGGAGAAGAGGCACGCGCCGGGCAGTTTCACCTATGCCTCGCACCAGGCGATGTTCGCCGGGTTCCTGCCCACCCCCGCGTCCCCCGGCCCGCACCCACGGCTGTTCGCCGCGCGCTTCGCGGGCAGTGAGTCCACCGCGGGCCGGACCTTCGTCTTCGACACCCCGGACCTGGTCTCGGGCCTGGCCGCCGCCGGCTACCGCACGGTGTGCGTGGGCGGGGTCGGGTTCTTCAACCGGCGGGGCGCGCTCGGTTCGGTCCTCCCCGGCCTGTTCCAGGAGAGTCACTGGGAGCCGGAGTTCGGCGTGCCCTCCCCCACCTCGTTCGAGGCGCAGGCCGCCCGGGCGGAGGAGGTGGTCGCGGCCCTGCCGGCCGAGCGGCGGCTGTTCCTGTTCGTGAACGTCGCGGCGCTGCACCAGCCCAACTGGTTCCATCTGCCCGGCGCCACCCGCGAGGCGGGCGACTCGCGCGCCACCCACGCGGCTGCCCTCGAATACGTCGACCGGCACATCGGGCGGCTCTTCGCCGCCGCGAGCAGCCGCCGCCGGTGCTTCACGATCGTCTGTTCCGACCACGGCACGGCGTACGGCGACGACGGCTGGACCGGACACCGGCTGGGCCACGACAGCGTCTGGACCGTGCCGTACGCCCATTTCTTCCTGGAACCGGGGGCCCTCTCATGA
- a CDS encoding STM4012 family radical SAM protein produces the protein MTDQHRLPDQYPPTDRHRPRPYESYVYAYPHKTAYRELPDRPALADEWAGERKDALSLYLHIPFCEVRCGFCNLFTRIGAPGELTTRYLDALDRQAVAVRDALGDSEPLRFAAAAFGGGTPTFLDAGELERLCDIAEKRTGADLRAVPLSVETSPSTATADRLAVLADRGATRLSIGVQSFVDAEARAAVRPQRRAEVEAALGRIRDARIPVLNIDLIYGIDGQTERSWRHSLDAALAWLPEELYLYPLYVRPLTGLGRTGGDGGHRETDSAWDERRLRLYRQGRDHLLAEGYEQVSMRMFRRPGSPAQGPDDHACQTDGMIGLGCGARSYTSRLHYSFDYAVEMREIRTIIDTYTETQDFSRALVGHRMDGDGDEARRRHLLQSLLQAQGMETADYRARFGSCPADDFPAELARFEAYGWLDARTGPGLLRLSPEGLAHSDALGPALFSPAVRAAMAAYAVK, from the coding sequence ATGACCGATCAGCACCGACTACCCGACCAGTACCCACCGACCGACCGGCACCGCCCTCGTCCGTACGAGAGTTACGTCTACGCCTACCCGCACAAGACGGCGTACCGCGAGCTTCCCGACCGCCCCGCACTGGCCGACGAATGGGCGGGCGAGCGCAAGGACGCGCTCTCCCTCTATCTCCACATCCCGTTCTGCGAGGTGCGGTGCGGCTTCTGCAATCTCTTCACGCGGATCGGCGCACCCGGCGAACTGACCACCCGTTACCTCGACGCGCTGGACCGGCAGGCGGTCGCCGTACGGGACGCGCTGGGCGACAGCGAGCCGCTGCGGTTCGCCGCCGCCGCGTTCGGCGGCGGCACCCCCACCTTCCTCGACGCGGGTGAGCTGGAGCGGCTGTGCGACATCGCGGAGAAGCGGACGGGCGCCGATCTGCGGGCTGTTCCGCTCTCGGTCGAGACGTCCCCGTCGACGGCCACCGCCGACCGGCTGGCCGTCCTCGCCGACCGGGGCGCCACCCGGCTGAGCATCGGCGTGCAGAGCTTCGTCGACGCGGAGGCGCGAGCGGCGGTGCGACCGCAGCGCCGCGCCGAGGTCGAGGCGGCGCTCGGCCGGATCAGGGACGCCCGGATCCCGGTCCTCAACATCGACCTGATCTACGGCATCGACGGCCAGACCGAGCGGTCCTGGCGCCATTCCCTGGACGCCGCGCTCGCCTGGCTCCCCGAGGAGCTGTATCTCTATCCGCTGTACGTGCGCCCGCTCACCGGCCTCGGCAGGACGGGCGGGGACGGTGGCCACCGGGAGACCGACAGCGCATGGGACGAGCGGCGGCTGCGCCTCTACCGGCAGGGCCGTGACCATCTCCTCGCCGAGGGGTACGAGCAGGTGTCGATGCGGATGTTCCGCCGGCCGGGGTCCCCCGCGCAGGGGCCGGACGACCACGCCTGCCAGACGGACGGCATGATCGGCCTGGGCTGCGGCGCCCGTTCGTACACCTCGCGGCTGCACTACTCCTTCGACTACGCGGTCGAGATGCGCGAGATCCGGACCATCATCGACACCTACACGGAGACCCAGGACTTCTCCCGCGCCCTGGTGGGCCACCGCATGGACGGCGACGGCGACGAGGCCCGCCGCCGCCACCTGCTCCAGTCGCTCCTCCAGGCCCAGGGCATGGAGACGGCCGACTACCGCGCGCGGTTCGGCAGCTGCCCCGCCGACGACTTCCCCGCAGAACTGGCCCGGTTCGAGGCGTACGGCTGGCTCGACGCCCGTACGGGCCCCGGCCTGCTGCGGCTCTCCCCCGAAGGGCTCGCGCACTCCGACGCCCTGGGCCCCGCGCTCTTCTCCCCCGCCGTACGGGCCGCCATGGCCGCGTACGCGGTGAAATGA
- a CDS encoding STM4011 family radical SAM protein has protein sequence MDLTILYRGPLASCDYDCPYCPFAKRRDSREQLRADRTALARFAAWASEPTDDRLSVLFTPWGESLVRSWYRRTLTELSHLPHIRRVAVQTNLSCRTDWLADADPETLALWCTYHPGQTPYDRFLAKCRDLAARGVRFSVGVVGLPEHLEHARRLRAELPEHVYLWINAAEGHTYGDEEAALWTDLDPLFPYSRHPHRSAGLPCRTGESVISVDGDGTVRRCHFVRAELGNLYDGSYRAALGPRGCPLAVCDCHIGYVHLETLPLYDVFAGGVLERVPADRTAQAAPVPVSLSISPSPSPSPSPSR, from the coding sequence ATGGACCTGACGATCCTCTACCGCGGCCCCCTCGCGTCCTGCGACTACGACTGCCCCTACTGCCCGTTCGCCAAGCGGCGGGACAGCCGGGAGCAACTGCGCGCCGACCGGACCGCCCTCGCCCGGTTCGCCGCCTGGGCCTCGGAGCCCACGGACGACCGGCTGTCGGTGCTCTTCACCCCCTGGGGCGAGAGCCTGGTCCGGTCCTGGTACCGGCGCACGCTCACCGAGCTGTCCCATCTGCCGCACATCCGCCGGGTGGCCGTCCAGACGAACCTGAGCTGCCGCACCGACTGGCTGGCGGACGCCGATCCGGAGACGCTCGCCCTCTGGTGCACCTACCACCCGGGACAGACGCCGTACGACCGTTTCCTCGCCAAGTGCCGTGATCTGGCCGCCCGTGGCGTGCGGTTCAGCGTCGGCGTGGTCGGCCTGCCCGAACACCTGGAGCACGCGCGCCGGCTCCGCGCGGAGCTGCCGGAGCACGTCTATCTCTGGATCAACGCGGCCGAGGGGCACACGTACGGCGACGAGGAGGCCGCCCTATGGACGGACCTCGACCCGCTGTTCCCGTACAGCCGCCATCCGCACCGCTCGGCCGGACTGCCCTGCCGCACGGGCGAGTCGGTGATCTCCGTGGACGGCGACGGTACGGTACGGCGCTGCCACTTCGTCCGCGCCGAGCTGGGCAACCTGTACGACGGTTCGTACCGGGCGGCCCTCGGCCCCCGGGGCTGTCCGCTCGCCGTGTGCGACTGCCACATCGGCTATGTGCACCTGGAGACACTGCCGTTGTACGACGTGTTCGCGGGCGGGGTCCTGGAGCGCGTCCCGGCCGACCGCACCGCACAGGCCGCCCCCGTACCGGTGTCCCTGTCCATATCCCCGTCCCCCTCCCCCTCCCCCTCCCCCTCAAGGTGA
- a CDS encoding IS701 family transposase: protein MTTYQETVAAEATIAEQAWAETFGRAMAAVAGCFARRETRATMAELVAGLLMEVDTRNCWTLGQALGHPGPHRLQHLLSRARFDHERAREEIARLVAGELAGQEVVLVADETGDAKSSTDCVGAGPQYSGALGGVGLCQVAVHLAAVTATMKVIVDRALYLPADWAADEERREVAGVPEEVVFATKPQQALSMVTGVLASGLDARWFAGDEVYCGRELRRGIRALGLGYTVGIAATYQVTDGAGHRWEARKLINKVRPEQWLRRRTGHGAKGTREYDWAWLEVRPDDTPGGNGNGNGNGNAAGAGAGAGTSVLVARRHRYTGEVSYFRCWAPGDVPLGTLVEVICRRWRIEETFQLAKGFTGLDQGQVTCWNSWMRWSLFSLIAAAVLALTAAAVHDGSERQPRLVPLTCPELIRLLRAIVLSPPARDRDHVLHWTAWRRHHQAVATACHQQRHRRHDQP from the coding sequence GTGACGACGTATCAAGAGACGGTGGCCGCGGAGGCCACGATAGCCGAGCAGGCGTGGGCCGAGACGTTCGGGAGGGCGATGGCTGCGGTCGCGGGCTGTTTCGCGCGGCGCGAGACGCGAGCGACTATGGCGGAGCTGGTCGCGGGGCTGCTGATGGAGGTGGACACGCGCAACTGCTGGACGCTCGGGCAGGCGCTGGGGCACCCGGGTCCGCACCGGCTGCAGCACCTGCTCTCCCGGGCCCGGTTCGACCACGAACGGGCACGGGAGGAGATCGCCCGCCTGGTGGCCGGTGAACTCGCGGGCCAGGAAGTGGTGTTGGTGGCCGACGAGACAGGGGATGCGAAGTCCTCCACAGACTGCGTGGGGGCCGGCCCGCAGTACTCCGGTGCGCTCGGCGGCGTCGGCCTGTGCCAGGTGGCGGTGCATCTGGCGGCGGTCACCGCAACCATGAAGGTGATCGTGGACCGGGCCCTGTACCTCCCGGCGGACTGGGCCGCGGACGAGGAGCGCCGCGAGGTGGCCGGGGTCCCGGAGGAGGTCGTGTTCGCGACGAAACCACAGCAGGCGCTGTCCATGGTGACCGGCGTGCTCGCGTCCGGTCTCGATGCCCGATGGTTCGCAGGCGACGAGGTGTACTGCGGTCGTGAACTGCGCCGGGGAATAAGGGCGTTGGGCCTGGGCTACACAGTCGGTATCGCCGCGACCTACCAGGTCACCGACGGGGCCGGCCACCGGTGGGAGGCCCGCAAGCTGATCAACAAGGTGCGGCCCGAGCAATGGCTGCGCCGGCGGACAGGGCACGGCGCGAAGGGCACCCGCGAGTACGACTGGGCCTGGCTCGAGGTCCGCCCCGACGACACTCCCGGCGGGAACGGGAACGGGAACGGAAACGGGAACGCGGCTGGGGCTGGGGCTGGGGCTGGCACGAGTGTGCTGGTCGCACGGCGGCACCGCTACACCGGCGAGGTGTCCTACTTCCGCTGCTGGGCACCCGGCGACGTCCCGCTCGGCACGCTGGTGGAAGTGATCTGCCGGAGGTGGCGGATCGAGGAGACCTTCCAACTCGCCAAGGGCTTCACCGGACTCGACCAGGGCCAGGTGACCTGCTGGAACTCCTGGATGCGCTGGTCACTGTTCTCCCTGATCGCCGCCGCCGTCCTCGCCCTCACGGCCGCAGCTGTCCATGATGGCTCCGAGCGGCAGCCCAGACTCGTCCCGCTGACCTGTCCCGAGCTCATCCGTCTCCTGCGGGCCATCGTGCTGTCACCACCCGCCCGCGACCGTGACCACGTCCTGCACTGGACCGCCTGGAGACGCCATCACCAAGCCGTCGCAACCGCCTGCCACCAGCAACGACACCGCCGCCACGACCAGCCGTGA
- a CDS encoding M23 family metallopeptidase has product MPAKGKHRRPKSNPITRGFVLAGTGGAAVVLPLIGATGAHAAPAAAAGSVTASATSAVHAAPASVTRAAAARTAATYRVVSGDSLSKIAKKKKVAGGWKKLYADNKRVIGSDPSLIHPGQTLTLGAKAPAADRAKAPTTASRSAERTAPKKAAPVKKAAPVKKAAPAVKASAFTLPVSGIAIGTPYHASGSNWSSGYHTGVDFLAPSGTVVKAVGAGTVVSAGDGGSYGNQVVIRHADGMYSQYAHLSSIAVSAGQTVSEGQQLGLSGATGNVTGPHLHFEIRTGPDYGSDVDPLAFLRQQGVVI; this is encoded by the coding sequence ATGCCCGCCAAGGGTAAGCACCGCCGTCCCAAGAGCAACCCGATCACCCGCGGATTTGTCCTGGCCGGAACGGGCGGAGCCGCAGTCGTGCTTCCGCTCATCGGCGCCACCGGGGCGCACGCCGCACCGGCCGCCGCCGCCGGATCCGTCACCGCGTCCGCCACGTCCGCCGTCCACGCCGCTCCCGCGTCCGTGACGCGGGCCGCCGCCGCCAGGACCGCCGCGACCTACCGCGTGGTCTCCGGCGACTCCCTGTCGAAGATCGCCAAGAAGAAGAAGGTCGCGGGCGGCTGGAAGAAGCTTTACGCGGACAACAAGCGCGTCATCGGCTCCGACCCGTCGCTGATCCACCCCGGCCAGACGCTGACCCTCGGCGCCAAGGCCCCCGCGGCCGACCGCGCCAAGGCCCCCACCACGGCATCCCGCTCCGCCGAGCGCACCGCGCCCAAGAAGGCCGCGCCGGTGAAGAAGGCCGCGCCCGTGAAGAAGGCGGCCCCGGCCGTGAAGGCGTCCGCCTTCACGCTGCCGGTCTCCGGCATCGCCATCGGCACGCCGTACCACGCCTCGGGCAGCAACTGGTCGAGCGGCTACCACACCGGCGTGGACTTCCTGGCGCCCTCGGGCACCGTGGTGAAGGCCGTCGGCGCGGGCACCGTCGTGAGCGCCGGTGACGGCGGCTCGTACGGCAACCAGGTCGTCATCCGGCACGCGGACGGGATGTACTCGCAGTACGCGCACCTGTCCTCGATCGCCGTCTCCGCCGGACAGACCGTCAGCGAGGGCCAGCAGCTGGGCCTCTCCGGCGCCACCGGCAACGTGACAGGCCCGCACCTGCACTTCGAGATCCGTACCGGTCCCGACTACGGCTCGGACGTCGACCCGCTGGCCTTCCTGCGCCAGCAGGGCGTCGTCATCTGA
- a CDS encoding tyrosine-protein phosphatase, protein MTQNLPHVPPVEPELTGVRNFRDVGGLPTTDGRKVRYGRLYRSGHLAGATPADAAHLASLGLHTVFDFRNAADVRLDGEDIELPGVRNVNIPLTDPADGAEFWRMVRDGDLGQLRSLLADGKAVARMIDSYRTIIRDRTAEHSRVLHALADNNVPALMHCAAGKDRAGLSVAVSLLAVGVERDAIEEDYLKSNEPSRRYKVRRSDTSPAGMSAEVMELLGPLFDARAAYLEAAFDTITTTWGSTDRYLSEGLGLSPETRERLREGLLDAP, encoded by the coding sequence GTGACCCAGAATCTGCCGCACGTGCCACCGGTCGAGCCGGAGCTGACCGGGGTACGCAACTTCCGCGACGTGGGCGGGCTGCCGACCACGGACGGCAGGAAGGTCCGGTACGGGCGGCTCTACCGCAGCGGGCACCTCGCGGGGGCCACCCCGGCGGACGCCGCCCACCTCGCGTCGCTGGGCCTGCACACGGTCTTCGACTTCCGCAACGCGGCCGACGTACGCCTGGACGGGGAGGACATCGAGCTGCCCGGCGTACGGAACGTGAACATCCCGCTCACGGACCCGGCGGACGGCGCCGAGTTCTGGCGGATGGTCCGCGACGGCGACCTCGGCCAGCTGCGCTCGCTTCTCGCGGACGGGAAGGCGGTGGCCCGCATGATCGATTCGTACCGCACGATCATCAGGGACCGTACCGCCGAGCACAGCAGGGTCCTGCACGCGCTCGCCGACAACAACGTCCCCGCGCTGATGCACTGCGCGGCCGGCAAGGACCGCGCCGGCCTGTCCGTCGCGGTGTCGCTGCTCGCGGTCGGTGTGGAGCGGGACGCGATCGAGGAGGACTACCTCAAGTCGAACGAGCCGAGCCGCCGCTACAAGGTCCGCCGCAGCGACACCTCGCCCGCCGGGATGTCCGCGGAGGTGATGGAGCTGCTCGGTCCGCTCTTCGACGCGCGCGCCGCGTACCTCGAAGCGGCCTTCGACACGATCACGACCACCTGGGGCTCCACCGACCGCTACCTCTCCGAGGGCCTCGGGCTCTCCCCGGAGACCCGCGAAAGGCTGCGCGAGGGCCTGCTGGACGCGCCCTAG
- a CDS encoding DUF6126 family protein, with protein MPENKKNRTLPRGLVIRLFAYLIAGHLFAGFLYLLFSVGS; from the coding sequence ATGCCGGAGAACAAGAAGAACCGCACCCTGCCCCGGGGGCTGGTCATCCGCCTCTTCGCCTACCTGATCGCGGGACACCTCTTCGCAGGCTTCCTCTACCTGCTGTTCAGCGTCGGCTCCTAG
- a CDS encoding helix-turn-helix domain-containing protein: MPDTLPETLPDVAPRLRELRRDRRLTLETVAARAGLSPAHLSRLETGRRQPSLPMLLALARIYGTTVADLLGEAPAERDPVIRAGRQEPVEADGWTYHRAGGSGRAMQPLRVVVPYGAQGDLVRVHPGEEWLYVLGGRLRLGLGDAVHLLGPGDSAHFDSLTPHRLAAADAGGTELLFVHTLLQSPAADLH; this comes from the coding sequence ATGCCGGACACCCTGCCGGAAACGCTCCCCGATGTCGCGCCGCGCCTGCGCGAGCTGCGCCGCGACCGCCGGCTCACGCTGGAGACCGTCGCCGCGCGGGCGGGTCTGTCACCCGCCCACCTCTCCCGGCTGGAGACCGGCCGGCGCCAGCCCTCGCTGCCGATGCTGCTGGCCCTGGCCCGCATCTACGGCACGACGGTCGCCGACCTGCTCGGCGAGGCGCCCGCCGAACGTGATCCCGTCATCCGCGCGGGGCGCCAGGAGCCGGTCGAGGCCGACGGCTGGACGTACCACCGCGCGGGCGGCTCCGGCCGGGCCATGCAGCCGCTGCGGGTCGTGGTGCCGTACGGGGCGCAGGGCGATCTCGTACGCGTGCACCCCGGGGAGGAGTGGCTCTACGTCCTCGGCGGGCGGCTGCGGCTGGGCCTCGGGGACGCGGTGCACCTCCTCGGGCCCGGGGACAGCGCGCACTTCGACTCGCTCACCCCGCACCGGCTCGCCGCCGCGGACGCCGGCGGGACCGAGCTGCTGTTCGTCCACACCCTGCTCCAGAGCCCCGCCGCCGATCTCCACTGA